A genomic segment from Saprospiraceae bacterium encodes:
- a CDS encoding T9SS type A sorting domain-containing protein produces the protein MNQKLYILLLLSVGIFSFKSQAQTVVTIKDSDLVGNTTYDWNKNTVYLLDGYVFLEAGSTLNIQEGTIIKGKGTPTTGDAASALIITVGAQIFALGTADEPIIFTSEQDNIEDPNDLEAIDRGLWGGLILLGDATIARPGGTDNIEGIPADQDKARFGGTNDTDNSGTLRYVSIRHGGAVISNGDEINGLTLGGVGSGTTIEYIEVFANDDDGIEWFGGTVSIKYAAVAFCKDDSYDYDFGWRGKGQFWFTILDTDVSGRGGEHDGASPDNEDPFSKPVIANATVIGPGVDATPEGDGGDIGLFFRDRAGGEYWNSIITQFPGVGLAVEDITGDGDAYNNLVNGDLAFANNIWWDFGVGNDINNFATLSDDKTPLADNKTLISVLVAGGNEIFTPDFGGVSRITDGGLDPRPNGTSGALFGAATLPNDGFFDQVSYRGAFSNQNNWLKGWTAIDEYGYIGDLATPFVTDCSNPIVIKDNDLMGGQTYNWTKDNCYLLDGYVFLEAGSTLNIQEGTIIKGKGTPTTGDAASALIITVGAQIFALGTADEPIIFTSEQDNIEDPNDLEAIDRGLWGGLILLGDATIARPGGTDNIEGIPADQDKARFGGTNDTDNSGTLRYVSIRHGGAVISNGDEINGLTLGGVGSGTTIEYIEVFANDDDGIEWFGGTVSIKYAAVAFCKDDSYDYDFGWRGKGQFWFTILDTDVSGRGGEHDGASPDNEDPFSKPVIANATVIGPGVDATPEGDGGDIGLFFRDRAGGEYWNSIITQFPGVGLAVEDITGDGDAYNNLVNGDLAFANNIWWDFGVGNDINNFATLSDDKTPLADNKTLISVLVAGGNTAEDPLLAGVSRTTNMGLDPRPQENGPAGQNIATINDNYFTVTNFKGAFDPSKDLWLRNWTALSEYGYLGDFYTSTETVKEEKGFLLSAPIPTPSFDLATIKFELPQTTNVSMSLYDLTGRLVSKILDNQLTISGEHSTQIDVTQLANGYYFVLLQADGVQLSHKLIVTK, from the coding sequence ATGAATCAAAAGCTCTACATCTTATTACTACTTTCTGTGGGGATTTTTTCCTTCAAATCTCAGGCACAAACAGTAGTTACTATTAAGGATAGTGATCTTGTTGGGAACACGACATACGATTGGAATAAAAATACCGTGTATCTGTTAGATGGTTACGTATTCCTGGAAGCAGGCAGTACGTTGAATATTCAAGAGGGTACGATTATAAAAGGTAAAGGAACACCGACTACAGGGGATGCCGCTTCGGCCTTAATTATTACGGTTGGGGCTCAAATCTTTGCCCTGGGCACTGCTGATGAGCCTATCATTTTCACTTCTGAACAGGATAATATCGAAGACCCTAATGACCTTGAAGCCATTGATCGTGGCCTGTGGGGAGGACTTATTCTACTAGGCGACGCTACCATTGCTCGTCCAGGTGGAACTGATAACATCGAGGGGATTCCTGCCGACCAGGACAAAGCACGATTTGGTGGAACCAATGACACCGATAATTCTGGTACCCTTCGCTATGTTTCTATTCGTCACGGTGGTGCCGTCATCAGCAATGGTGATGAAATCAACGGACTCACCCTCGGTGGTGTTGGCAGTGGCACAACCATTGAATACATTGAAGTTTTTGCAAATGACGATGATGGTATAGAATGGTTTGGTGGTACCGTAAGTATTAAATATGCGGCTGTTGCTTTTTGCAAAGATGATTCTTACGATTACGATTTTGGTTGGAGAGGTAAAGGTCAGTTTTGGTTTACCATTCTTGACACTGATGTCTCTGGTCGTGGCGGCGAGCACGATGGTGCTAGCCCTGACAACGAAGATCCTTTCTCCAAACCAGTCATAGCCAACGCAACGGTGATTGGTCCGGGTGTCGATGCTACACCTGAAGGTGATGGCGGTGATATTGGGTTGTTTTTCCGAGACAGAGCAGGTGGAGAGTACTGGAATAGTATTATTACTCAGTTCCCAGGTGTGGGCCTAGCAGTCGAGGACATCACTGGCGACGGAGATGCTTATAACAACCTGGTAAACGGGGATTTAGCTTTTGCCAATAACATTTGGTGGGACTTTGGCGTGGGTAATGACATTAATAATTTTGCTACCCTCTCTGATGATAAAACACCTTTGGCTGATAATAAAACGCTTATTTCTGTTTTAGTTGCTGGTGGAAATGAGATTTTCACACCCGATTTTGGTGGCGTAAGTCGAATTACAGATGGTGGGCTTGATCCTCGTCCTAATGGCACCAGCGGTGCTTTATTTGGTGCAGCGACCCTTCCAAATGATGGCTTTTTCGACCAAGTTTCTTACCGAGGTGCTTTTAGTAACCAAAACAATTGGCTAAAAGGGTGGACAGCAATTGATGAATACGGATATATTGGAGATTTAGCAACACCGTTTGTAACAGACTGTTCCAATCCCATCGTCATTAAGGATAACGACTTAATGGGTGGTCAGACCTATAACTGGACAAAAGATAATTGCTATCTGTTAGATGGTTACGTATTCCTGGAAGCAGGCAGTACGTTGAATATTCAAGAGGGTACGATTATAAAAGGTAAAGGAACACCGACTACAGGAGATGCCGCTTCGGCCTTAATTATTACGGTTGGGGCTCAAATCTTTGCCCTGGGCACTGCTGATGAGCCTATCATTTTCACTTCTGAACAGGATAATATCGAAGACCCTAATGACCTTGAAGCCATTGATCGTGGCCTGTGGGGAGGACTTATTCTACTAGGCGACGCTACCATTGCTCGTCCAGGTGGAACTGATAACATCGAGGGGATTCCTGCCGACCAGGACAAAGCACGATTTGGTGGAACCAATGACACCGATAATTCTGGTACCCTTCGCTATGTTTCTATTCGTCACGGTGGTGCCGTCATCAGCAATGGTGATGAAATCAACGGACTCACCCTCGGTGGTGTTGGCAGTGGCACAACCATTGAATACATTGAAGTTTTTGCAAATGACGATGATGGTATAGAATGGTTTGGTGGTACCGTAAGTATTAAATATGCGGCTGTTGCTTTTTGCAAAGATGATTCTTACGATTACGATTTTGGTTGGAGAGGTAAAGGTCAGTTTTGGTTTACCATTCTTGACACTGATGTCTCTGGTCGTGGCGGCGAGCACGATGGTGCTAGCCCTGACAACGAAGATCCTTTCTCCAAACCAGTCATAGCCAACGCAACGGTGATTGGTCCGGGTGTCGATGCTACACCTGAAGGTGATGGCGGTGATATTGGGTTGTTTTTCCGAGACAGAGCAGGTGGAGAGTACTGGAATAGTATTATTACTCAGTTCCCAGGTGTGGGCCTAGCAGTCGAGGACATCACTGGCGACGGAGATGCTTATAACAACCTGGTAAACGGGGATTTAGCTTTTGCCAATAACATTTGGTGGGACTTTGGCGTGGGTAATGACATTAATAATTTTGCTACCCTCTCTGATGATAAAACACCTTTGGCTGATAATAAAACGCTTATTTCTGTTTTAGTTGCTGGTGGAAATACAGCTGAAGACCCCTTATTAGCTGGTGTTAGTCGAACCACGAATATGGGACTTGATCCTCGTCCACAAGAAAACGGACCTGCCGGTCAAAATATAGCTACCATTAATGATAATTATTTCACAGTAACCAATTTCAAAGGCGCCTTTGATCCAAGCAAAGATCTTTGGTTGAGAAATTGGACTGCCTTATCTGAATACGGCTACCTTGGGGATTTTTACACCAGTACGGAAACGGTCAAAGAAGAAAAAGGTTTTTTGCTATCTGCGCCCATTCCTACGCCTTCTTTTGACCTAGCTACTATAAAATTTGAATTGCCTCAAACCACAAACGTCAGCATGAGCCTTTACGACCTTACAGGTAGGTTGGTAAGCAAAATTTTGGACAATCAGTTGACCATTAGTGGAGAACATTCGACACAAATTGATGTAACGCAATTGGCAAATGGCTACTACTTTGTATTGCTTCAGGCCGATGGCGTACAATTATCGCATAAATTAATTGTAACAAAATAA
- a CDS encoding retroviral-like aspartic protease family protein has translation MRWMVFFFLFIGFSVFGQRSIAFLDTPNHKVVSISSNIPENSQAIPMEIVRGMIYLEAEMNGEKGQFILDTGAPMLLVNQKELKQKQANALSFGEGISVTETEISSFNLANIHRKNLPALALDISHLEKASGKKIMGLIGYNVLEQYELLLDFDNNLLYLINVKSTKLPSLHNPVASISFNLDDHLPVIQAKIGGQILRLGIDTGAASNLLDEKVLAGLTDQEIDFLPNEEIQGLDQKVKEVKAAVLHQVDVNGHNIDNAKFLFTDLSFLREKTGHQLDGLLGSPFFSSATFSINYPKKKINIWSTPQPN, from the coding sequence ATGAGGTGGATGGTCTTTTTCTTCTTATTCATAGGTTTTTCAGTTTTCGGACAACGCTCCATTGCCTTTTTGGATACACCAAATCACAAGGTGGTATCTATTTCCAGTAATATACCTGAGAATAGTCAGGCTATCCCTATGGAAATTGTAAGAGGCATGATTTACCTGGAAGCAGAAATGAATGGGGAAAAAGGACAATTTATCCTGGATACGGGCGCTCCGATGTTACTTGTCAATCAAAAAGAACTCAAGCAAAAACAGGCAAATGCACTCAGTTTTGGCGAGGGGATAAGCGTAACAGAAACGGAAATATCCTCCTTTAACCTTGCCAATATCCATCGAAAAAACCTCCCTGCCCTGGCTTTGGATATCAGTCACTTAGAAAAAGCTTCGGGCAAAAAAATAATGGGACTGATTGGGTATAATGTGTTGGAACAATATGAGTTACTTCTCGATTTTGATAATAACTTATTGTACCTTATTAATGTTAAATCAACCAAACTTCCTTCCCTTCATAACCCTGTAGCTAGTATTTCTTTTAACCTTGATGACCACTTGCCAGTCATTCAAGCAAAAATTGGTGGCCAAATTCTTCGCTTGGGCATTGACACAGGGGCCGCCTCTAATCTATTGGATGAAAAAGTACTTGCAGGTTTAACCGATCAAGAAATTGATTTCCTTCCTAATGAAGAAATCCAGGGCCTGGACCAAAAAGTAAAAGAAGTTAAGGCCGCTGTTTTGCACCAAGTGGATGTCAATGGCCACAACATTGATAATGCCAAATTTTTATTTACTGATCTTTCTTTTCTCCGTGAAAAGACAGGCCACCAATTAGATGGCCTTTTAGGTAGTCCCTTCTTCTCCAGTGCTACCTTCTCGATCAATTATCCAAAGAAGAAAATAAACATCTGGTCCACACCTCAGCCTAATTAA
- a CDS encoding CTP synthase produces the protein MTKYIFVTGGVTSSLGKGIISASLAKLLQARGFNVTIQKFDPYINVDPGTLNPYEHGECYVTDDGAETDLDLGHYERFLNKPTSQANNVTTGRIYQTVINKERAGDYLGKTVQVIPHITDEIKRRVQLLGESNQYDIVITELGGTVGDIESLPYLESLRQLRWELGTDNCLVIHLTLIPFLNAAKELKTKPTQHSVKELLNTGIQPDILVCRTEYPIGMDIRRKLALFCNVDVGSVIEAIDAESIYDVPLLMLKEKLDSTVITKLRLKDRREPNLAAWKTFLGKLKNPSHEVRIGLIGKYNELPDAYKSIHESFVHAGAVNECRIKVVPIHSEDLEGNQETIGRRLEDLDGILVAPGFGERGIEGKINAITYVREHKVPFFGICLGMQCAVVEFARNVMHLEKAASTEMDAKTPNPVIDLMADQKKITKKGGTMRLGAYDCDLRRKSLANQAYGKLKINERHRHRYEFNNQYKEELEKGGLLPTGINPDSGLVEIVELKDHPWFVGVQFHPELKSTVETPHPLFVAFVKAAIAHKYEDRN, from the coding sequence ATGACAAAGTACATTTTTGTTACGGGCGGCGTAACCTCCTCTTTAGGAAAAGGCATCATTTCAGCTTCTCTGGCCAAATTGCTTCAAGCGCGCGGTTTCAACGTTACCATCCAAAAGTTTGATCCTTATATCAATGTCGACCCTGGCACCCTCAACCCTTATGAACATGGGGAGTGCTATGTCACCGATGATGGAGCCGAAACCGATTTGGATTTAGGACATTATGAGCGTTTTCTAAATAAACCGACTTCACAGGCCAATAATGTAACAACAGGCCGCATTTACCAAACGGTCATCAATAAAGAAAGGGCTGGTGACTACCTTGGTAAGACGGTTCAGGTCATTCCACATATCACGGATGAAATCAAGCGGAGGGTCCAACTATTAGGCGAATCGAATCAGTATGATATAGTGATCACAGAGTTAGGTGGAACGGTAGGCGATATCGAATCCTTACCTTATTTGGAATCCCTTCGACAGTTGCGTTGGGAATTGGGAACAGACAATTGTTTGGTCATTCACCTCACCTTGATCCCTTTTCTGAACGCTGCCAAAGAACTCAAAACCAAACCAACCCAGCATTCTGTCAAGGAGCTTTTAAATACGGGCATACAGCCAGATATTTTGGTTTGCAGAACAGAGTATCCCATCGGAATGGATATTCGACGAAAGTTGGCGCTGTTTTGTAATGTAGATGTAGGCTCCGTCATCGAAGCCATTGATGCAGAGAGTATTTATGATGTCCCATTGTTGATGCTGAAAGAAAAATTGGATAGTACCGTCATCACCAAACTACGCCTAAAAGACCGCCGTGAGCCCAACCTTGCTGCCTGGAAAACATTTCTTGGGAAACTCAAGAATCCTTCGCACGAAGTCAGGATTGGTTTGATTGGTAAATACAATGAACTGCCAGATGCCTATAAATCCATTCATGAATCATTTGTACATGCTGGCGCCGTTAATGAATGTCGGATCAAGGTAGTACCTATTCATTCAGAAGACTTGGAAGGAAACCAGGAAACGATTGGGCGTAGGCTGGAAGATTTGGACGGGATACTTGTTGCCCCGGGTTTTGGTGAAAGGGGCATCGAGGGAAAAATCAATGCCATTACTTATGTCAGGGAACACAAGGTACCTTTTTTTGGTATTTGTTTGGGAATGCAATGTGCCGTAGTGGAATTTGCCCGAAATGTTATGCATTTGGAAAAAGCTGCTTCAACAGAAATGGATGCTAAGACACCTAATCCGGTTATTGACCTGATGGCCGATCAAAAGAAGATCACGAAAAAGGGCGGAACCATGCGGCTGGGTGCCTATGATTGTGATCTTAGGCGCAAATCCCTAGCCAACCAGGCCTATGGCAAACTGAAGATAAACGAAAGACATCGTCACCGTTACGAATTTAACAACCAATATAAGGAGGAATTGGAAAAAGGCGGGTTGTTGCCAACTGGCATCAATCCCGACTCGGGTTTGGTCGAAATTGTAGAATTAAAAGATCACCCTTGGTTTGTTGGGGTGCAATTCCATCCCGAGTTGAAAAGTACCGTGGAAACGCCGCATCCTCTTTTTGTCGCCTTTGTTAAGGCTGCAATTGCGCATAAATATGAGGACCGGAATTAA